Proteins from one Patescibacteria group bacterium genomic window:
- a CDS encoding S1C family serine protease has product MKAKTPPTSPKYKVKELEKLYKKNSPHKIDQPDPQRRKEFFITIIISVILALLAGFLGSLLFKWLVYEYPEKFSIFENEKQTVVINKDSSLDPKIKYNQIYQTVSPSIVDIYLSKEKTEDSLEGLYSPPDRKGSGLIVSSDGYILTTNKVINDRESSYKVITKDDKIYSVSQILNDPVTNLVFIKIKAEGLSAAQTMARKNISLGENSFIFGYDNFSSSPIFLDSKIQQLYYENLEENDDLIKSSENLNSYLTIEHNLEPSWEGRPLVYNNGKVIGIYSYDQNNKNIIIPATYFNSVVDSLVKEGEILRNFLGLKYVDLSQALNISENLAQERNRGLLIWNGDQEAVIDSSPADKVGLSKKDIIIAIDKEEIKNGFNFAEKIQAYSVGEIVDLKILRKGTEKEIKVTLEKLSP; this is encoded by the coding sequence ATGAAAGCAAAAACTCCACCGACTTCACCCAAATATAAAGTAAAAGAACTGGAAAAACTTTATAAAAAAAACTCACCCCATAAAATTGATCAACCCGACCCTCAGAGAAGAAAAGAGTTTTTTATTACTATTATTATAAGTGTTATTCTAGCTCTTTTGGCCGGTTTTTTAGGCAGCCTTCTTTTTAAATGGCTGGTTTATGAATATCCGGAAAAATTTAGTATTTTTGAAAATGAAAAACAGACTGTGGTCATTAATAAAGATTCATCACTAGACCCAAAAATAAAATACAATCAAATTTATCAAACAGTCAGCCCTTCTATTGTTGATATTTATTTATCTAAAGAAAAAACTGAAGATTCCTTAGAGGGCCTTTATTCACCGCCTGACCGAAAAGGCAGCGGTTTAATTGTCTCTTCAGATGGTTATATTTTAACCACCAACAAAGTCATTAATGATCGGGAGTCGTCTTATAAAGTTATAACCAAAGACGATAAAATTTACTCGGTCAGCCAGATTTTAAATGATCCGGTCACTAATCTTGTCTTTATTAAAATAAAAGCTGAAGGTTTGAGTGCGGCTCAGACCATGGCCCGAAAAAACATCTCCTTGGGAGAAAATAGCTTTATTTTTGGCTATGATAATTTTTCTTCCTCGCCTATATTTTTAGACTCAAAAATTCAGCAGCTCTATTATGAAAATCTTGAAGAAAATGACGACTTGATTAAATCTTCGGAAAATTTAAATAGTTATTTAACCATTGAACATAATTTAGAGCCTAGCTGGGAAGGCCGTCCTTTGGTTTATAATAACGGTAAAGTGATTGGAATTTATAGTTATGATCAAAATAATAAAAATATTATTATTCCCGCTACTTATTTTAACTCAGTAGTTGATTCCTTGGTTAAGGAAGGGGAGATACTGCGTAATTTTCTTGGTCTCAAATATGTTGATTTGAGCCAGGCTCTTAATATTTCAGAAAATTTGGCCCAGGAAAGAAATAGAGGCCTATTAATTTGGAATGGAGACCAAGAGGCTGTCATAGACTCCTCGCCGGCCGATAAAGTGGGCTTATCTAAAAAAGACATTATTATAGCTATAGATAAAGAAGAAATTAAAAACGGCTTTAATTTTGCAGAAAAGATACAAGCCTATTCGGTCGGTGAAATAGTTGATCTTAAAATATTAAGGAAAGGCACCGAAAAAGAAATAAAAGTTACCTTAGAAAAATTATCCCCTTAA